The Perognathus longimembris pacificus isolate PPM17 chromosome 3, ASM2315922v1, whole genome shotgun sequence nucleotide sequence agatctgaggatctcggctcaaagccagctcaggcagcaaagtccatgagactcttatccccaactaactaccagaaaaacggaagtggtgctgtggctcaagtgatagagtgctagccttgagctgaagagctcagggacagtgcccaggcccagagttcaagcctcatgactgacaaaaaaaaaagccgcaCATTCCCATATACAGCCCCTCAGGGATGCCTGGAGCTGGCTGCAActggcaatcctcaaatctcagcctcctgagtagctggaattacaggcgtgaggcgcCAGCACCTGACCGggccattcatttctttttttttttttttttggccagtctgggccttggactcagggcctgagcactgtccctggcttcttcccgctcaaggctagcactctgcactttgagccacagcgccacttctggccgttttctgtatatgtggtgctggggaatcgaacctagggcctcatgtatccgagcaggcactcttgccactaggctatatccccagccccattcattTCTTAATTGCATGTTAATTGTCCAACGGGATGTCTATACAGTATAAAACATGTGCAGATACAGATCTGTAATCCACCTGACCCCCCTCTCCTAGTCCCCATCTTTCAATGAGTTCCATTTTGTGGACTTCATTCACAGTTGATTTAAGTATACAACAGAATGGGCCTtattatgactttatttttggtcctagggcttgaactctcggcgctgtccctgagatcttcagttccaggcttgtgctctaccacttgagccatagtaccacttctggttttctggtggttaattaaggataagagtctcatggactttcctgtctgggttggctttgaaccaagatcctcagatctcagcttcctgagtagctgggattacaggcataagccacagatgCCGGGCCTTATTATGACATTTCTATACATAGATAATGTATTTTGATAATATTCACCCAGCCACTGCCTTCTTGTcttccccgccccctctccctggTCCTCTCCCCCAAATGGTTCTCTCtgctactttttaatttttttttattttttattttggccagtcctgggccttggattcagcgcctgagcactgtccctggcttctttttgctcaaggctagcactctgccacttgagccacagcgccacttctggccgttttctgtatatgtggtgctggggaattgaactagggtttcatgtatatgaggcaagcactcttgccactaggccatattcccagccatacttcttaattttttttaaaaagagttcgcaattccacatatgagagaaaatgtaaatctggcttatctcactcaacatgatcaTCTCCAGTCCCACCCACTATTTCCTGCAAGTgacttcattctttttgttgtttggtttggtttggttgcggggggggggggggggtggtttgttttggggggttttttgtttgttttttttggtcagttgtgaggcttgatgctcacatctcagccttcttgagttgctagaatttataggcatgagcaccagaACCAGTTTTACACATGGTTTCTTACTGAGATgacaagaatattctagaatgacaTCTGGCGAGGACTCCACTCAGTAAATatagtaaggaaaaaaatataaaataaaaaccattgaGTTGGACACTTTCAGGGGACCAGCCCTGTGGTGGTGAATTATGAAAGCTGTGAACATAAaagtcacaaaaacaaaatgaactatTGAGAGAGAATCAAGATAGGGGTTGGGGAGGGCCAGGAACCGTCAGTGGGAGCAGCCAGACCCAACCATTCCAGCCCTGGATGCCAACTGTGTCCATTACAAGCTGGGTGACCTCGAGCAGTCATTCAGTGTCCCAACTGTGGGCCTTGATTTCCCCATCTGCAAAGCAGGAGGTGCCACGCTTATCTCTCCTGAGGGCTCCGAAGAAGCAAGGAACGCTGGCGCCATCAGTTCAGGAATAGAATTCTCCCGGCCAAAGGGTGACTGCAGATGAGCTGAGCCCAGGGTGAGGTGGAAGGTCCTGTGGTTtagctggcaccaaaaaacaaaaaaaaaaaaagatcaagctaATCTCTGATGCAGCCATCTTAGCCAGGGGCTGTTCGCCTCGCTGTACCATCATTCACTCCATGGGCGGCTGACTATTTCTACACCAAGGCTGTGCCAAGGGTGTGTCTCCAGCTCTAGTCATGAGGTCTCTGGAGTGGCAATAAAAAGGACAAGCAATCACAGGCAGCCCTCTGGGGAGAAATCCAGAAAGATCCCACACCGTCAGCCCtgaaccaaaagccagaaggtgaCAAGACGGAGTCTGGCATTAAGGTGAGTGATGGGAGTGTTacccttctttctctgtctctgtctctgtctctgtctctgtctctcctctctctctctctctctcacacaccacacacacaaacacacacacacacaccctcattcTTCAATAAATAGCTGCTCCGTATTTCCACTCATTCGTTCATCTGTGATGCATCCTTTCCATTTGTTAATTATTTGTCAACCCCATGAATTCTCCCAGGCACCTCTGGGCCCAGCTGTGGGGCCTGAGGGAGACAAAGATGAAGGGTGTCAGCTAACCTGTCCACTCTTGGGAATTAAGAATGTTTGAAAGGAGGGAACATTGATCAAAGTATATCACATTCATGAACTGCCTTggtaaatgacaactcctttgtacaactgcttaaagaggattttttttttaaggaatcaatttaaaaacaagttttcttgctgtattttttttgcttattttggttttttgttattttctgttttcagttttttttgtttgtttgggggccagtcctggagcttgaactcagggcctgggcactgtccctgagcttcttttgactcaaggctagcactctatcacttgagccacagtgccacttccatccttttctgagtggtttgttggagataagagtctcacggactttcctgcctgggttggctttgaactgcaatcctcagatctcaggactacaggtgtgagccaccagtgcctggcacttttttttttttaatatgctgcTGTAATGCAGGCACAAACAGATGGGGCCGTGGGAATCCTAAAAACCTACTTTGATTCACCACTGCACTTAAACACAGAGTGCACCCCCCTCTCCTCCAGATCCTTTGTTTTCAGGAAGGAAAACCAAGATTCAGAGAGGGGACAGAGAGGctgaaggtcacacagctgggaggagccagggcaggACATGATTCTGGTTTATCTGGTTCTAGAGCCTACTTCCACTTCTCCCCTCACAACACACAGCTCACCTTCACCTTCCccatgtgtgtctgtgcacatgtgtgtgtgcatgcatgtgtgttcacatgtctgtttgtgtgtgtgagaaataGTTGTTCAGTTTTTGTCCCAGACTAGAGCTACCTAAGGACAAGAAGAATGTCTGATTTGTATAATATAGTCCCAGTACTTAACACATAATACTCAGAAAATGTatgctgggtggatggatgggtgggtagatgaatggatgctAGATGGATAGATAAAAAGATGCAtagggctaggcactggtggctcatgcctgtaatcctaactacttaagaggctgaaatctgaggattgtggttcaaaagccagccccggcaggaaagtccatgagactcttatctccaattaaccaccaggaaaccggaagtgacactgtggctcaagtagtagaatactagctgaagagctcagggactgtgcccaggcccagagttcaagccccacaaccgcaaaaaaaaaaaaaaggatgtataGGTGGGAGGGTTAGTGGATGAAAAATATATAGATGGATAAATGAGTAAGTAAGGTGAATGATGAGTGGATCGATGAATGGGATAGTTGAATAGTTggatggtggatagatggatgagtaGGTGAGTAGACAGAtgcatggatagatggatggatggatggaaaaatGTATTGGATGGGTTGATGGTTGAGTACATGACAGGTGATTAGACAAGTGACTGATAAGGGTGGATGAtgggggaagatgaggcaggcaTTATGCCACCAAAAGCATCAAGGAACTCTCCACTAGTAAAGAAGTACCCAGGctaacaataaataatataaaacataacATAATATAATGCAAAGTGATAGGAAAACACCAAAAACATGCCTGAAGTCTCTCTGTCCAGCCATAGAGCACCACAGGACTGAGAGAATGACACGCTCTGATAGAACTTTGATAGAACTTTCTCAAGGCTGAAAGAGGAAAGGCAGACAAACTTCTTCACATTGCAGAACAGCTGCAGGGCAGCTTCAAAGGACTATtcctagctgggcacagtggctcacgcctataatcctagtcactcaggagactgagatctgcagattgaggtttaggcagaaaaatcaatggaactcttgtctccaataaatcacacacacaaaaaagctagcagtagcactgtggctcaagtagtagaacaccagccttgagaaaaaaatatctcagggacagcacccaggccctcagtttaagacTCAGGagtgcaccaaaaacaaaaatagagctgggaatatggtttagtggtagagtgcttgccttgcatgcatgaagccctgggttcaattcctcagcaccacaaatatagaaaaagccagaagtggtgctgtggctcaagtggcaaaatgctggccttgagcaaaaagccaggggacagtgcccaggccctgagttcaagccccaggactggcaaatgatcatcatcatcatcatcatcatcaccatcatcaccatcatcatcatcatcatcaccatcaattCATGGAATCCTCATCTTAAACCCACGCCTTGAAGCCCCTGCTACGGACGCCTCTCCAGCTGGTCAGCTCTGGGTAGACAAGGAGAGGACCCTGGCCCTAGGCTGCAGTTGTCCACCCTGGAGAGGCCAGGCCCATGGCGGGCTGGCAAGGGTCTAGGCAGGGAGCCACGTCTCCACAGAGACACAAGACTtccaaggggggctgggaatatggcctagtggcaagagtgctcgcctcttatacatgaagtcctgggttcaattccccagcaccacatatacagaaaacggccagaagtggcgctgtggctcaagtgacagagtgctagccttgagcaaagagaagccagggacagtgctcaggccctgagttcaaggcccaggactggcaaaaaaaaaaaaaagaaagaaaagacttccAAGGGCATGGGGGTGGAAGGCTTCACCAGAGCGTCACTCAGAGGGGACGTGTGCCGTGGATGGCCACCCTATGACCGGGTCTGACCACGGAACAAGTTCCCACCACTGGCATCCTAAAAGCCGGGACAGACACACCAATCCATGCCTCTGTCCTTCCAGCCATCCTACAGAGCCCTAGGCCAGCACCAGACGCCCAGGACCAGACTCAGGATGGAAGGAGAAATAAGCAACCCTCAGCCTCTACAGGAGGTGGGCtgggcagtggggggaggggacacaggGAGATGCGGGGAGGGTGGGTTCCATGCTTCATGAAATACAGAAGGGTAGGGGCAGCTCTGTGGTAGAGCTACCTGGCACTGGAGTCGCCAGGTTTCGCCCCCCCAgagtggaggggggaggaaaaggaaggaggaaaggagagtaagggagaggagagaggaggggaagggggaaggaaggaaggaaggaaggaaggaaggaaggaaggaaggaaggaaggaaggaaggaaggaaggaaggaaggaaggaaggaagaaagggctgGTGGCCTatcatcctataatcctagctaatcagctactcaggaggtagagatctgaaaatcacagttcaaaaccagcccaggcagacaaatctgagagttatctccaaaaaactagaaaaaaaatagaaatggaactgtggttcagatggtattgtgtcagccttgaacagaaaaagctaagcaagagtattgaagccccaggactaccacacACTTGCgtgcacacctacacacacacatgcagaaaaTTCACAGTTGAATTTGAATTGTGCACAGATAAATAATTCTGTAGTCTAATATACTCCATGTTGTATATGAGATGTACTTATtgttttaacttactttttttaattgaaatttggGTGTCACTGGGCACCCtgtgttgttgtggtggtggtttgccagtcctggggcttgaactcagggcctgggcactgtccctgagcttcttttgctcgaggctagcatttcaccacttgagccaccgcactacttccagctttttctatgtatgtggtgctgaggaatcgaacccagggcttcatgcatgctcagcaagcactctaccactaagccccattcccagcccctgcacccgGTGTTTTAGCTGGCCACTCCCTGCAGTATCTTCTGCCTGTCCCTCACCCCCACTGATATCTCTGTCATATCTGGGTCCCAGGAGACATATGACATGTCTGGTGCCCGCCTGGCCCTCACACTGTGCGTCACTGAAGCTCGAGAAGGGTTCGGAAGCAGATTTGGATGCCCTGGAACGTATGTTCCACCAGCTGAGATTTGAAAACACCACAAAGACAAACCTACTGGCCAGGTATTGGATTGGCAGTTGTCTAAGTCCAGGCCATGAGGGAAGAGGCCCGGATGGGACAGGGAGGCCTCTGGAAGTCCAGCTCAGCCTCGTGTCTCTCTCCTCTTCGCCTTTCCAGCAATTTCTAGATGAGATGAAAACATTCCAGGAGACCCTAGACAGCTGGGAGGAGCCCGTCAGCTGCGCCTTTGTGGTGCTCATGGCACACGGGGACGAAGGGCTCCTCAAGGGGGTGGATGAGGAGATGGTCAAGCTGGATGACCTCTTTGAAGCCCTGAACAACAAGAACTGCGAGGCGCTGCGAGGCAAGCCCAAGGTGTTCATCATGCAGGCCTGCCGAGGAGGTGAGGATGAGCCAGAGCTGTGGtccacctttcttttctttattttgccagtcctggggcttgaacttggggcctagacgctattcctgggcttctttgtgctcaagagcagcaccctaccacttgagccacagcgccacttctggctcttttgagtggtttattggagatcagagtctcacggactttcctgcccaggctgccttcgaacctcaattctcaaatctcagcctcctgagtatctgggatgacaggtgtgagccactggcaactggctttcttttccttcatttttcttgttcttgttccttttcttttcctttttggcagcACTCAGagttaaactcggggcctggaagcTCCCTCTGCAAatattcttccacttgagacacacaccccaaacctattttactttcaaatagtATTTGGCTCACAAAATCATACCCAGGCTGagcctcaaaccacgatcctctggatctctgcctcccccaaaggctggaatgacaggcttatatccttcctccatcccgactcccctccctgtccctccctaACCCAGAGACCCAGCTAAGATTAGAGCACCCCCATATGCCCTTCCCCCTGGGTCCATGTAGCTCTCCGACTTCACCCATACCTCTTTGGTGTTTCAGAGCACAGGGACCTTGGTGAAACCATAGGTGGGGATCAGGTGGTGATGATCAAGCAAGATCACCCCCAAACCATTCCGACGTACACGGACACACTCCATGTCTACGCCACAATGGAAGGTACACACTCCCAGCTGGCCTGGGGTGGGCGGGCTCTCTCCTCCAGCACTCATACCTTCCAGGGCCCCCCTGTATCCCCAGGACACCCCCCACAACACTCACCCCTCCAAAATCCCCTCCCGCCAGGGTACATCGCCTACAGGCATGACCAGAAAGGCTCCTGTTTCATTCAGACCTTGGTGGAGGTGTTCACGGAGAAGAAAGGGCCCATCCTGGAGCTGCTCACGGAGGTAACATAGGCAAAGGTGTCTGAAACACCAGAGCaggccctgctcctcctcccagtCTTTCTCCATTTCCCCACCCCAAGCCCCAGATTTCCACACAGACAAAAGATGTCTGCCTTCCAGCTCCAATCCTGGGCCTTCGAAAGTCAGCAGCAGGGAAGATGGTTTACGTGAAATACAGACCAACTTCTAGCAAGGCAgccttcttttttgttggttttgttttttttgtcccagtcctggggtcttgaactcagggcctggataatTCCCCTGAGCTCtgtcttgctcaaggttggtatttgaccacttgagccagagctctgtttctggttttctagtggtttgttgaagtgaagataagagtctcacagaggggtcggggatttagctcagtggaagaccacttgcctgacaagtgcaagaccctgagttcagtcctcagctctggggaaaaaagagtctcacggagactttcctgagtagctaggataacaggtgtgagccactggccccagcTCATATACTTTATATTTAACCAGCTTGggtgactttttttcttctaatggtGCTACTTTTCTATTACAGATTATATATGctagaatatgtatgtgtatgatgtATAAtgtatgatagatagatagatagatagatagatagatagatagatagatagatagatagatggatagatagatggatgggacagatggttggatggatagataaacagacagacagacagatgatccCTGTGTCAAAAATGTCCAGCCAGTGCcaaggtgatggtggctcatgcctgtcaaactggctactcaggaagctgagatccaaagatcacagtttgaagccagccggggcaggaaagcccatgagactcttatctccaatgagccaccagcaaaaacagcccaggaacagaaaacccaggccctgagttcaaaaaaaaaaaagaaaaacaaaacaaaaatgaaaagtccAGCCAATGACTCCTTCAAAACGATATGGAGAAAATTAAGGTCTCTCATTTCAAGCCATGGATGCCCACCATCCATCCCTAACCTCCTCCCGCCTCCCTCACGCCCATGGCACCCATGTTCCCCACCCAGGGGTCCAGTCCTCTAAATGGACACGTGTTATTGCAGGTGACCCGGCTCATGGCTGAAGCAGAGCTGATGCAGGAAGGAAGAGCGAGGAAAGTGAACCCTGAAATCCAGAGCACACTCCGGAAACGCTCTACCTCCAATAAAAGTCCAACAGCCCCTTGTCCTGGTCTCTTCCTGAGGTCCCCTCCCACCTCACCCTGCCCATCCATGTCACCCCAGGACACCAGGCATGGTCCCGAAACATCACCTCCCTCAGTCCACCCCCCCACTCTGCTAACCCAACCACAGAGTGGCAACCACTCAGTCTCCTGCTGTTCTTCCTCTCAGTAATCAAACCACACAGGGGAATCCACATCAAGCTGTGATTTTTATCCACTCTCAAGTCAATgcttgccctcctcctcctcctcctcctcctctcctcctcctcctcctcctcctcccctcctcctccttcttttcttgttctcttcttcctctttctttctcctcctctccttctctcctcttcctcctcctcctcttcttccaccttcttcttctccactctctcctctgtctcctcttcctctcttctctctctctcagctttggAATTGCCTCCTCTTCTTTTCAGTTTCTCTTCTTCCCAGTGCATCTTCCCATAAAGTGCCCTGCATTCTGACCCCTCTCCAAGAAAAATCCACCCACTGTCTCTTTCTATTCTGAAATCTTCGACTTTAAACAACTCTCCATCAGAGCATCACTGGGCTCCAGGGCATCCCCGGGTATCTCTCTGTTATTTTCCCATTTCACACAATAAGGACCCAGAGAGGTTCAATCATTGGTCAAATATCCGGTGTAGGTAGTAGACTCAAGGTCTAACTTTCTTCCCACTCTCATTTCCACAGTCTTCTATGTCCTCATTaatcataaatatttctttttgttttctcactgtctttaaaaaaaatttctttcataCAAAGGGGTGTCTATTtagcatgtcaatttatgagttcattgcatcttcatcaatgtcaccctttccatcattctccctcctctctcccagccCTATTCATGCCCCCAACAGAACACTTTTCTACTTAGCACTGCCTGAGGAATGTTGTCcctcttgccaggcactggtgtctcacacctgtcatcgcagctattcaggaggctgagttctgaggaagccagcccagagcaggaaagcctatgaatcttatctccaatgaaccaccaaaaagccagaaatggagctgtggatcaagtagtagaatgccagccttgagtgaaaaagctcagggacagtgcccaggccctgagttcaagccccaggacaggtaccacagaaggaaagaagaaagaaagaaagaaagaagaaagaaagaagaaagaagaaagaagaaagaaagaaagaaagaaagaagaaagaaagaaaggaaagaaaggaaggaaggaaggaaggaaggaaggaaggaaggaaggaaggaaggaaggaaggaaggaaggaaggaaggaagaaggaaggaaaggggaagagggggaggggaggaaggggagggagcaaaaggagggggagggagggaagggatagAAGGAGGATTTTGGACTTGGTGGTGGGGTCACTGGGAAGACTTCTAGAAACCCTACAGATCTTTGGTGCAGAGCTGGAAGTTGGATCAGCTCCAATGTTACACCATCACTGGACACTCCCAGCTAAAGATGAGTCTTGTTTTCCTTCTCCAAGCCTTCCTGGACACCCCCAGATGCCAGCCCTCCATATGCCAGTGGCTCCCATacctgttctccttcccttccttggcCCCCCAATGTCCCCTGAGGCCCCCAACACCTCCAAGGCCTCCAAGGCCCTCCCAAGACCCCGTCTAcccctctccatctccatctccaagcCCATatccttccttgcctctcctccttcctttccccccatcaCCCACCCTCCTTACCATCTAAGAAAGGCCTCTTTCCCAAATGGAGGCCACCCATCTCTATAGTTTCCTCATACCTTGGTTTACTCCCATCCCCCCTGCCCCTCCATAAAACCATATTTTTCTGTGATACTCCCGTAACCTGCCTCTCTGCCTCTACACCACCAGTGCCCCTTGACTCCACCCTTTCTTCATTACctgtcccccccacacacacaccctatttaTTCCACGAAGCCATCCTAACACTCTTTCAAGTTCATTCTATCCTCTGACCCAGGATGGAATGAATGCTGAGAATTAACACCTGCTGGAGGGAAGGAACATTGATGGACATAATGAATGTCCAATAAACAGCTGCCCAACTTAGCAAGAAGTGTATAGGAATCCTTGCTTTGTTTAAACCATGAGTCTGAGCTGAGCacctgtggcacatgcctgtaatcctagctacttaggaagctgaaatcagaggatggCATTTAGatgccagcccgggtaggaaagtctataagactcttagctccagttaacaagcaaaaagccagaggtagagatgtggttcaaatggcaaagctctagccttgagaggcCAAAATtacttcagggacagcaccccagccctgagttcatgccccaagaccagtataaataaataaataagccataaAACAGATATAAAGGGAGTTGtagatttgattttctttttctccttcccagtATGTCCATCGCAAGCAGATATGTTGGAAATTTGTAAAATGGCAGGTCATGCTTCTATATCAAATAATTATGTTGTACAGGGAAATGGATTGACAAAGAACAAATCCTGTTaactgaggtaagccaagctcagagacaaatggcacatgctttctctcctgtggaagctagatctaaaatacactgggacatgataaattatatatgtatctcTGCATTCACATACAGTATTCCTCtaaggagaggaacagaaaggggcaaagcctatgtgcatctgatcatataaaataatacttatagaaatgaacttcaggaaatggaaacaataggggctttcatttttgttgttcttgtttcctgttttgttatgtttgctcatttatctgtctttgggagagtactgaaggcacagaaatggagggacaaagggtgaataaatgcagcagtggcactcactagacagtatgttgaaaatgatctacTACAGCCAggcgccagaggctcatgcctataatcctagaaaaCTCTggacaatcttatctccaaaatatactcagaaaaagtaggaagtggggctgggaacatggcctagtggcaagagtgcttgcctcatacatgaaaccctgggttcaattcctcagcaccacatatatagaaaaggccagaagtggcgctgtggctcaagtggtagagtgctagccttgagcaaaacgaagccagggacagtgctcaggccctgagtccaagctccaggactggcaaaaaaaaaaaaagaaagaaagaaagaaaagaaaagaaatagcaggaagtggcaccgtggctcaagtcgtagagctctagccttgaacacaagaggctcagagacagcacccaggtcctgagtgcaagccccagggctggaaaaaaaaaaaagataaatttaaaaaatgatctagACAATTTGGGGGTGATgtcgggagggaaaaactgtgagagagcaagggatggggtgacattgttcaaaaagaaatgtacttattacctgacttatgtaacagtaatccctttctacatcacctttatcatagtaattaaagatttttaaaaataattatgttgtACATGATTGTTCCATACCCAGGATATTCCCAAGGAAGTACCCAGACACAGAATGGTGCCTTGTCAGAGCCACAAGGGACACAAATACATAGCCAGCAAGACACTATTTCCAGCAAGGTGCCAGTGACAGATATGATTAATCAATCACATCAAGCAAAGATGCAGCCTTGGATTGAGTCAGCGACCCAagattatgtaactaaaaccaaacaactactcaacatataaaggtcaaaaattgacctctcagtgaaatacaatagctcaaaagctatgtatgtacgttcatataagactattgtcgacatattgtctaatgtcgacattacatttaaagccctaggcaaattttctttggcgtaggccacgtggctactgtacattgtgtattgtatatatgtctacctgacccagggaagggaaagaaaaatagggtgtaagatatcacaagaaatgtacacactgccctactatgtaactgtaccctttttgcacaacactttgtggggaaaaa carries:
- the LOC125347707 gene encoding LOW QUALITY PROTEIN: caspase-14-like (The sequence of the model RefSeq protein was modified relative to this genomic sequence to represent the inferred CDS: deleted 1 base in 1 codon), with product MEGEISNPQPLQEETYDMSGARLALTLCVTEAREGSEADLDALERMFHQLRFENTTKTNPPFQQFLDEMKTFQETLDSWEEPVSCAFVVLMAHGDEGLLKGVDEEMVKLDDLFEALNNKNCEALRGKPKVFIMQACRGEHRDLGETIGGDQVVMIKQDHPQTIPTYTDTLHVYATMEGYIAYRHDQKGSCFIQTLVEVFTEKKGPILELLTEVTRLMAEAELMQEGRARKVNPEIQSTLRKRSTSNKSPTAPCPGLFLSAP